The following proteins come from a genomic window of Enterobacter chengduensis:
- the sodC gene encoding superoxide dismutase [Cu-Zn] SodC codes for MKRFILATIALAVCAGAQAASDEVEMNLVTSQGVGQSIGTVKITETDKGLEFAPHLKALPPGEHGFHVHAKGSCQPALKEGKASAAEAAGGHLDPQHTGKHEGPDGMGHLGDLPVLVVNNDGKATDPVVAPRLKKLDEVKGKALMIHVGGDNMSDQPKPLGGGGARYACGVI; via the coding sequence ATGAAGCGTTTTATTCTGGCAACGATCGCGCTGGCTGTTTGCGCAGGGGCGCAGGCAGCCAGCGACGAAGTGGAAATGAATCTCGTCACCTCTCAGGGGGTCGGCCAGTCCATCGGAACGGTGAAAATTACGGAAACCGATAAAGGACTGGAGTTCGCCCCCCATCTTAAAGCACTCCCGCCCGGTGAGCATGGTTTCCATGTTCACGCCAAAGGCAGCTGTCAGCCCGCGTTAAAAGAGGGTAAAGCGTCGGCGGCGGAAGCGGCAGGAGGGCATCTGGATCCCCAGCACACCGGCAAGCATGAGGGCCCGGACGGAATGGGGCATCTGGGCGATCTGCCCGTACTGGTGGTCAATAACGACGGGAAAGCCACCGATCCCGTCGTCGCGCCGCGTCTGAAAAAGCTGGATGAGGTCAAAGGTAAAGCGCTGATGATTCATGTCGGTGGCGACAATATGTCCGACCAGCCTAAACCGCTTGGCGGCGGCGGGGCACGTTATGCCTGCGGCGTCATCTGA
- a CDS encoding FUSC family protein, whose protein sequence is MKLQLPSWQNTPWMKATRPQWRYALRNGIAMCLALTVAYYLNLDQPYWALTSAAVVSFPTVGGVISKSLGRIAGSLLGATAALIIAGHTLNDPWMFLLSMAAWLGCCTWACAHFTNNVAYAFQLAGYTAAIIAFPVVNVLDTTELWDIAQARVCEVIVGILSGGFMMMILPSTSDGTALITALKTMHTRLLEHASLLWQPDTNDDIRLAHERVIGQILTTNLLRIQAFWSHYRFRRQNTLLNYLLHQQLRMTSAISSLRRMLLSWPTPPKNTRAVIDALLAALARPDADIYTVARIIAPLAPVDEYDYRHRAFWQRLNYFCRLYLRSSRWINAIENASPITEFNVPGSPALARHTDYLEAMWSGFRTFCALTLVGAWSITTQWDSGTAALTLAAISCVLYSVAASPFNSLTLLLRTLVLLSLFSFVVKFGLMVQISDLWQFLLFLFPLLTTMQLLKLQMPKLAGLWGQLIVFMGSFISVTNPPVYDYADFLNDNLAKILGVGLAWLAFAVLRPGSDARKSRRHIRELRRGFVDQLSRKPHMGENEYESLVYHHVSQLNNSQDALSRRWLLRWGVVLLNCSHVVWQLRAWETRSDPLSQVRDVCISLLRDVMSERGVQQRPLATTLNELQRICDTLPRHHLPAARDLASIIWRLHCSLSQLEQAPPPGTIGDQMTPQA, encoded by the coding sequence ATGAAGCTTCAGCTGCCCTCCTGGCAAAACACGCCGTGGATGAAAGCGACGCGCCCCCAGTGGCGCTACGCGCTGCGTAACGGCATTGCGATGTGCCTTGCTCTGACGGTCGCCTATTATCTGAATCTCGACCAACCTTACTGGGCGTTGACCTCAGCGGCGGTCGTGAGCTTCCCCACCGTGGGTGGGGTGATCAGCAAAAGCCTTGGGCGTATCGCGGGAAGCCTGCTGGGTGCCACCGCGGCGTTAATTATCGCGGGCCACACGCTAAACGATCCGTGGATGTTCTTGCTGAGCATGGCGGCATGGCTGGGCTGCTGTACCTGGGCCTGCGCCCATTTTACCAATAACGTCGCCTATGCTTTCCAGCTGGCGGGCTATACCGCCGCCATTATTGCCTTCCCGGTGGTCAACGTCCTCGACACCACCGAGCTGTGGGACATTGCCCAAGCGCGCGTCTGCGAAGTGATTGTCGGTATCCTGAGCGGCGGGTTTATGATGATGATCCTGCCCAGCACCTCTGACGGCACGGCGCTGATTACCGCGCTTAAAACCATGCATACCCGGCTGCTGGAACATGCGAGCCTGCTGTGGCAGCCGGACACCAACGACGACATCCGCCTCGCGCATGAAAGGGTTATCGGGCAGATCCTGACCACGAATCTGCTGCGCATTCAGGCGTTCTGGAGTCATTACCGTTTTCGCCGTCAGAACACGCTGCTTAACTACCTGCTGCACCAGCAGCTCCGCATGACCAGCGCCATCTCAAGCCTGCGTCGGATGCTGCTCAGCTGGCCGACGCCGCCCAAAAACACCCGCGCCGTGATTGACGCGCTGCTCGCGGCGCTTGCCCGCCCGGATGCGGATATCTACACCGTTGCCAGGATCATTGCCCCGCTCGCCCCGGTTGATGAGTACGACTACCGTCATCGCGCCTTCTGGCAGCGCCTGAATTACTTTTGTCGGTTATACCTGCGCAGCAGCCGCTGGATTAACGCGATCGAGAATGCGAGTCCGATAACGGAGTTTAACGTCCCCGGCAGCCCGGCACTCGCGCGGCACACCGACTATCTGGAAGCGATGTGGAGCGGTTTTCGTACCTTTTGCGCCCTGACGCTGGTTGGCGCGTGGAGCATCACCACGCAGTGGGACTCCGGTACGGCGGCGCTGACGCTTGCCGCCATCAGCTGCGTGCTTTATTCCGTCGCGGCCTCGCCGTTCAACTCGCTTACGCTCCTGCTGCGCACGCTGGTTCTGCTCTCGCTGTTCAGTTTTGTGGTGAAGTTTGGCCTGATGGTGCAGATAAGCGATCTGTGGCAGTTCCTGCTGTTTCTGTTTCCCCTGTTGACTACCATGCAGCTTCTGAAGCTGCAAATGCCAAAGCTCGCAGGACTCTGGGGACAGCTGATTGTCTTTATGGGCTCGTTTATCTCGGTGACGAATCCGCCGGTTTATGATTATGCCGATTTTCTCAACGACAACCTGGCGAAGATCCTCGGCGTGGGGCTGGCGTGGCTGGCTTTCGCGGTGCTGCGTCCCGGCTCTGATGCGCGGAAAAGCCGCAGGCATATTCGGGAGTTACGCAGGGGATTTGTCGACCAGCTGAGCCGTAAACCGCATATGGGTGAAAACGAGTATGAATCGCTGGTGTATCACCACGTCAGCCAGCTGAATAACAGCCAGGACGCCCTGTCCCGACGCTGGCTGCTGCGCTGGGGGGTGGTGCTACTGAACTGTTCGCACGTGGTCTGGCAGCTTCGCGCATGGGAAACGCGGTCCGATCCGCTGTCCCAGGTTCGTGACGTGTGTATATCCCTGCTGCGCGATGTGATGAGCGAACGCGGTGTCCAGCAGCGGCCGCTGGCAACCACGCTGAATGAACTGCAGCGGATCTGCGATACCCTTCCACGGCATCATCTCCCCGCTGCGCGTGATTTAGCCTCGATAATCTGGCGGCTGCACTGCTCGCTGTCTCAGCTGGAGCAGGCCCCACCGCCGGGTACGATCGGGGATCAGATGACGCCGCAGGCATAA
- a CDS encoding HlyD family secretion protein, with protein sequence MSMKTLKYFSTLFVLALALVAGWWMWNFYMQSPWTRDGKVRAEQVSITPQVSGSITALLVKDNQFVKKGEVLFRIDDTPYHIALLNAQAQLAKAQSDLAKANNEANRRRHLSQNYISAEDLDTANINVKAMQANVNVAEATLKQAQWQLTQTVVTAPVDGWVTNLSARVGNYATTGQPVFALVDSHSFYVVGYFEETKLRHIHQGSPAAITLYSGSQTLQGHVSSVGRAIYDQSVETDSGLVPDIKPNVPWVRLAQRVPVRVEFDRLPEDITLVSGTTCTVSIGTR encoded by the coding sequence ATATCCATGAAAACGCTAAAGTATTTTTCCACCCTGTTTGTCCTTGCCCTCGCGCTGGTTGCGGGCTGGTGGATGTGGAATTTTTATATGCAGTCGCCCTGGACGCGTGACGGAAAAGTCCGCGCTGAACAGGTCAGCATAACCCCTCAGGTGTCGGGAAGTATTACGGCGCTGTTGGTTAAAGATAACCAGTTCGTCAAAAAGGGAGAGGTTTTATTCCGAATCGACGACACTCCTTACCACATTGCCCTTTTGAACGCTCAGGCGCAGCTGGCGAAGGCCCAGTCTGACCTCGCAAAGGCCAACAACGAGGCCAACCGCCGCCGCCACCTGTCGCAAAACTATATTTCAGCGGAAGATTTAGATACCGCGAATATCAACGTCAAGGCCATGCAGGCTAACGTCAACGTGGCGGAGGCGACCCTGAAGCAGGCGCAGTGGCAGCTGACCCAAACCGTGGTTACGGCACCTGTCGATGGATGGGTGACCAATCTCTCCGCCAGGGTGGGGAACTATGCCACCACCGGCCAGCCGGTTTTTGCCCTCGTCGACAGCCATTCTTTCTACGTCGTGGGCTACTTTGAAGAGACAAAACTGCGCCATATTCATCAGGGCTCGCCTGCCGCGATAACGCTTTACAGCGGCTCGCAAACGTTACAGGGTCACGTTTCCAGTGTCGGTCGCGCCATTTACGATCAAAGCGTAGAAACGGATTCCGGGCTGGTGCCGGACATCAAGCCGAACGTGCCGTGGGTGCGCCTGGCCCAGCGCGTTCCTGTTCGCGTGGAGTTCGATCGTTTACCCGAGGATATCACGCTGGTGTCCGGCACCACCTGTACCGTCTCAATCGGAACCCGTTAA
- a CDS encoding DUF1656 domain-containing protein produces MTFFHHSEGLALQDLIFGASVYFPPLFKAVLVGFMLWLIAHRLLRDWMYSGEIWHPMLMDLSLFALSVCLGLAVLTVW; encoded by the coding sequence GTGACGTTTTTTCATCACTCAGAGGGTTTAGCCCTTCAGGACCTGATCTTCGGTGCGTCAGTCTACTTTCCTCCCCTGTTCAAAGCCGTTCTGGTGGGCTTTATGCTCTGGCTCATCGCGCATCGCCTGCTTCGCGACTGGATGTACTCCGGTGAAATCTGGCATCCCATGCTGATGGATCTCTCCCTGTTTGCCCTTTCCGTATGCCTGGGCCTTGCCGTTTTGACCGTGTGGTGA
- the slyA gene encoding transcriptional regulator SlyA, giving the protein MKLESPLGSDLARLVRVWRALIDHRLKPLELTQTHWVTLHNIHQLPPDQSQIQLAKAIGIEQPSLVRTLDQLEDKGLISRQTCASDRRAKRIKLTEKAAPIITEMEAVITKTRGEILSGVSPAELEMLISLIARLEQNIHELQSRD; this is encoded by the coding sequence ATGAAATTGGAATCGCCATTAGGTTCTGATCTGGCAAGGTTGGTACGCGTCTGGCGTGCTCTGATTGACCATCGCCTGAAACCTCTTGAACTCACCCAGACGCACTGGGTGACGCTGCACAACATTCACCAGCTGCCGCCCGACCAGTCGCAAATTCAACTGGCAAAAGCGATAGGCATTGAGCAACCGTCGCTGGTGCGCACGCTTGACCAGCTGGAAGATAAGGGGTTGATCTCGCGCCAAACCTGCGCCAGCGATCGTCGCGCCAAGCGGATTAAACTCACCGAGAAAGCGGCGCCTATTATCACGGAGATGGAAGCCGTGATTACCAAGACGCGCGGTGAGATTTTGTCAGGCGTGTCGCCGGCCGAGCTGGAGATGCTTATCAGCCTGATTGCTCGCCTTGAGCAAAACATTCACGAGCTGCAGTCGCGCGACTGA
- a CDS encoding sensor domain-containing diguanylate cyclase, with the protein MLANSRSVKGRYLSFFFGCIIVIGILQALFSKLAEWVPSFSPLLFPTLTIFLLVFHLFIACFMAMKYWCDKKRLYLVPIAFAFAGSALLMVGTLSSFPAWLDLYQFNVVNYNDAMIYYMFRHILMALLIIASALLFPIRNQPLSRLAHIAIVSSACLFTACVLILTWMYSSHSGFLSIDLIDNETRQFMVLWSHCINISLIVLWVVTLATLMIITRVRNLFWAGGNFLCLCYIVTLTMLLLGGHAEDISWYRARLFETVATLIIIFVLLYDVFRLYRDSHVKYQQSYQNSIRDPLTRLYNRSYFYESLSQALDDAKPTRPVSVIVSDLDRFKRINDNYGHLQGDKVLQFVANLLMDSVRPHDIAARIGGEEFVLMLANTSSDAAGQVAERIRLNLSSFDKTSSGGHLPEPITISMGVFTATSSSTTAEECVESADKAIYEAKETGRNRVVIFK; encoded by the coding sequence ATGCTTGCGAATAGTCGTTCTGTAAAAGGTCGTTATCTCTCGTTTTTTTTCGGTTGCATTATTGTCATCGGAATATTACAAGCTCTATTTTCAAAACTGGCTGAATGGGTTCCCTCCTTCTCGCCGCTCTTGTTCCCAACGCTCACCATTTTTCTACTTGTCTTTCACCTGTTTATTGCCTGTTTTATGGCAATGAAATACTGGTGTGATAAGAAGCGGCTGTATCTGGTTCCAATAGCCTTTGCCTTTGCCGGGTCGGCATTGCTGATGGTCGGCACGCTGTCCAGTTTTCCCGCCTGGCTGGACCTCTACCAGTTCAACGTCGTGAACTACAACGATGCGATGATCTACTATATGTTCCGCCATATCTTAATGGCGCTGTTGATAATCGCTTCCGCATTACTCTTCCCCATTCGCAATCAGCCTCTTTCACGCCTGGCGCATATCGCCATCGTAAGTAGCGCCTGTCTTTTTACCGCCTGCGTGCTAATTCTGACCTGGATGTACTCCAGCCATTCAGGGTTCTTATCCATCGATCTGATTGATAATGAAACACGGCAGTTTATGGTTCTCTGGAGCCACTGTATTAATATTTCTTTAATTGTGCTCTGGGTGGTGACATTAGCAACGCTGATGATTATTACGCGCGTGCGTAACCTATTCTGGGCGGGCGGGAATTTTCTGTGTCTCTGCTATATCGTCACGCTCACAATGCTGCTATTGGGTGGACATGCCGAAGATATCTCGTGGTATCGCGCCCGGCTATTTGAAACCGTCGCGACGCTGATCATTATTTTCGTTCTGCTTTACGATGTTTTCAGGCTGTATCGCGACTCGCATGTAAAGTATCAGCAGTCGTATCAAAATTCGATTCGCGATCCGCTCACGCGCCTCTATAACCGCAGCTATTTTTATGAATCCCTGAGCCAGGCGCTGGACGATGCTAAGCCCACCCGCCCCGTGTCGGTTATCGTGAGCGATCTCGATCGCTTCAAGCGCATCAATGACAACTATGGCCATCTCCAGGGCGATAAAGTCCTGCAGTTTGTCGCTAATCTGCTGATGGATTCCGTTCGCCCGCATGATATCGCGGCGCGTATCGGCGGCGAAGAGTTTGTCCTGATGCTGGCCAATACCTCTTCAGATGCCGCAGGCCAGGTGGCGGAACGTATCCGGTTGAACCTGAGCAGCTTTGATAAAACCAGCAGCGGGGGCCATCTGCCGGAGCCGATCACCATCAGCATGGGGGTGTTTACGGCTACGTCGTCGTCAACGACCGCAGAAGAGTGCGTGGAAAGCGCGGATAAAGCGATATATGAAGCAAAAGAGACAGGCCGTAACCGCGTCGTTATCTTTAAATAG
- the slyB gene encoding outer membrane lipoprotein SlyB, translating to MILRVLGVSLIGLTLAGCVNDSSLSGDVYSASEAKQVQNVTYGTVVNARPVQIQGGDENNVMGAIGGAVLGGFLGNTVGGGTGRSLATAAGAVAGGVAGQGVQGAMNKTQGVELEIRKDDGSTIMVVQKQGNTRFSAGQRVVLASNGRQVTVSPR from the coding sequence ATGATTTTACGTGTACTGGGCGTTTCGCTGATTGGTTTAACTCTGGCTGGCTGTGTGAATGACAGTTCACTCTCTGGCGACGTTTACAGCGCTTCTGAAGCGAAACAGGTTCAGAACGTGACTTACGGTACCGTTGTTAACGCACGTCCTGTACAGATTCAGGGTGGTGATGAAAACAACGTGATGGGCGCAATCGGCGGTGCCGTGCTGGGTGGTTTCCTGGGCAATACCGTCGGCGGTGGTACAGGCCGTTCTCTTGCAACAGCCGCAGGTGCCGTTGCGGGTGGTGTAGCAGGCCAGGGCGTTCAGGGTGCGATGAACAAAACCCAGGGCGTAGAGCTGGAAATTCGTAAAGACGACGGCAGCACGATCATGGTTGTTCAGAAACAAGGCAATACCCGCTTTTCTGCAGGCCAGCGCGTAGTGCTGGCGAGCAACGGACGTCAGGTGACCGTGTCCCCACGTTAA
- the anmK gene encoding anhydro-N-acetylmuramic acid kinase: MKSGRYIGVMSGTSLDGVDVVLAAIDENMVAQQASLTWPIPISLKEDILSICQGQQLTLSQLGQLDVRLGALFADAVQALMQKEHLRPQDVVAIGCHGQTVWHEPGGEAPHTLQIGDNNQIVAKTGVTVVGDFRRRDIALGGQGAPLVPAFHQALLAHPSERRMVLNIGGIANLSMLIPGQPVRGYDTGPGNMLMDAWIWRQCGQPYDKNAEWASAGKVILPLLQSMLSDPYFALPAPKSTGREYFNLGWLERQLAPFPALAPQDVQATLAELTAVSISEQVLLSGGCERLLVCGGGSRNPLVMARLAGLLPGTEVSTTDEAGISGDDMEALAFAWLAWRTIAGLPGNLPSVTGAREASVLGAIFPANPRHNQS; encoded by the coding sequence ATGAAATCGGGTCGCTACATTGGTGTGATGTCGGGTACCAGCCTGGATGGGGTAGATGTCGTTCTGGCCGCCATTGACGAAAACATGGTGGCACAGCAGGCAAGCCTGACCTGGCCAATCCCCATTTCGCTGAAGGAAGATATTCTGAGCATCTGTCAGGGCCAGCAGTTGACCCTTTCCCAGCTTGGGCAACTTGACGTTCGCCTGGGGGCGCTGTTTGCGGATGCAGTGCAGGCATTGATGCAAAAAGAACATCTTCGCCCGCAGGATGTGGTGGCCATCGGGTGTCACGGACAAACGGTCTGGCATGAGCCCGGCGGAGAGGCCCCGCATACCCTGCAAATCGGCGATAACAACCAGATTGTGGCAAAGACGGGCGTAACGGTAGTTGGCGATTTTCGTCGTCGCGATATTGCCCTGGGCGGTCAGGGCGCGCCGCTGGTGCCCGCGTTCCATCAGGCGTTGCTGGCGCACCCGTCCGAACGGCGTATGGTGCTTAACATTGGCGGCATCGCCAATCTGTCAATGCTCATCCCAGGACAGCCGGTCCGCGGCTACGATACCGGCCCGGGCAACATGTTAATGGACGCCTGGATCTGGCGCCAGTGCGGCCAACCGTATGACAAAAACGCGGAGTGGGCGAGCGCGGGAAAAGTCATTTTGCCGCTGTTGCAGTCCATGCTGAGCGATCCCTATTTTGCCTTACCCGCGCCGAAAAGCACGGGGCGTGAATACTTCAACTTAGGCTGGCTTGAACGTCAGCTGGCACCCTTCCCGGCGCTTGCGCCGCAGGATGTCCAGGCGACGCTTGCCGAACTCACGGCCGTGTCGATCTCCGAACAGGTGCTTCTCAGCGGCGGATGTGAACGTCTGCTGGTGTGCGGAGGCGGAAGCCGCAATCCTCTGGTAATGGCGCGTCTTGCCGGGCTACTGCCGGGCACTGAAGTGTCGACGACGGATGAGGCAGGCATTAGCGGTGATGATATGGAAGCGCTGGCCTTCGCCTGGCTTGCATGGCGCACGATAGCCGGACTGCCGGGGAATTTACCGTCCGTAACCGGTGCGCGCGAGGCGAGCGTCCTTGGGGCGATTTTCCCGGCAAATCCTCGTCATAATCAGAGTTAA
- the mliC gene encoding C-type lysozyme inhibitor, which yields MKKLLLIAAPLLLSGCSVYNQLIERMQTDTLEYRCDEKPLTVKLNNPRQEASFVYDNKLLTLKQGMSASGARYTDGIYVFWSKGDSATVYKRDRIVLNNCQLENPKR from the coding sequence ATGAAAAAACTACTTCTTATTGCCGCCCCTTTGTTGCTCTCAGGATGCAGCGTCTACAACCAGCTTATTGAGCGCATGCAGACCGATACGCTGGAGTATCGCTGCGACGAAAAGCCGCTGACGGTAAAGCTGAATAATCCACGCCAGGAAGCCAGTTTTGTTTACGACAATAAATTGCTGACGCTGAAGCAGGGCATGTCGGCCTCGGGCGCACGCTACACCGACGGTATCTATGTCTTCTGGTCGAAAGGCGACAGCGCTACGGTCTACAAACGCGACCGCATTGTGCTGAACAATTGCCAGCTCGAAAATCCGAAGCGTTGA
- the pdxH gene encoding pyridoxamine 5'-phosphate oxidase produces MSDNDELQQIAHLRREYTKGGLRRQDLPAEPLVLFERWLKQACEAKLADPTAMVVATVDENGQPYQRIVLLKHYDEKGLVFYTNLGSRKAHHLENNPRISLLFPWHMLERQVMVTGKAERLSTLEVVKYFHSRPRDSQIGAWVSKQSSRISARGVLESKFLELKQKFQQGEIPLPSFWGGFRIPIEQIEFWQGGEHRLHDRFLYQREDSGWKIDRLAP; encoded by the coding sequence ATGTCAGATAACGACGAACTGCAGCAAATTGCGCATCTGCGCCGTGAATACACCAAAGGCGGCCTGCGTCGCCAGGATCTTCCCGCTGAACCCCTCGTGCTTTTTGAACGCTGGCTGAAACAGGCCTGCGAAGCGAAACTCGCCGACCCAACGGCCATGGTTGTCGCCACGGTAGATGAAAACGGTCAACCGTATCAGCGCATCGTATTGCTCAAGCATTATGACGAGAAAGGGCTGGTGTTCTACACCAACCTTGGCAGCCGCAAGGCGCACCACTTAGAAAACAATCCGCGCATCAGCCTGCTGTTCCCGTGGCACATGCTGGAACGACAGGTCATGGTCACCGGCAAGGCGGAACGTCTCTCGACCCTTGAAGTGGTGAAATATTTCCACAGCCGCCCGCGCGACAGCCAGATTGGCGCCTGGGTATCAAAACAGTCCAGCCGAATTTCTGCCCGCGGCGTGTTGGAAAGTAAATTCCTGGAGCTTAAGCAGAAGTTCCAGCAGGGTGAAATCCCCCTGCCAAGCTTCTGGGGCGGCTTCCGTATCCCGATTGAGCAAATAGAGTTCTGGCAGGGGGGCGAACATCGCCTGCACGACCGCTTTTTATACCAGCGCGAGGATAGCGGCTGGAAAATCGACAGACTGGCGCCGTAA
- the tyrS gene encoding tyrosine--tRNA ligase yields MASSNLIKQLQERGLVAQVTDEEALAERLAQGPIALYCGFDPTADSLHLGHLVPLLCLKRFQMAGHKPVALVGGATGLIGDPSFKAAERKLNTEDTVQEWVDKIRKQVAPFLDFDCGDNAAIAANNYDWFGSMNVLTFLRDIGKHFSVNQMINKEAVKQRLNRDDQGISFTEFSYNLLQGYDFACLNKLHGVSLQIGGSDQWGNITSGIDLTRRLHQNQVFGLTVPLITKADGTKFGKTEGGAVWLDPKKTSPYKFYQFWINTADADVYRFLKFFTFMDIADINALEEEDKNSGKAPRAQYVLADEVTKLVHGEEGLAAAKRITASLFNGTLSDLSEADFEQLAQDGVPMVEMEKGADLMQALVDSELQPSRGQARKTIASNAITINGEKQADPEYTFVDGDRLYGRYTLLRRGKKNYCLVCWK; encoded by the coding sequence ATGGCAAGCAGTAACTTGATTAAACAATTGCAAGAGCGGGGCCTCGTGGCCCAGGTGACGGACGAGGAAGCGTTAGCAGAGCGACTGGCGCAAGGCCCGATCGCGCTCTATTGCGGCTTCGATCCCACCGCTGACAGCTTGCATTTGGGGCATCTTGTTCCATTGTTATGCCTGAAACGCTTCCAGATGGCGGGCCATAAGCCTGTTGCTCTGGTGGGTGGCGCAACCGGTCTGATTGGTGACCCGAGCTTTAAAGCCGCTGAGCGTAAACTGAATACCGAAGATACCGTGCAGGAGTGGGTGGATAAGATCCGCAAACAGGTTGCACCTTTCCTCGACTTCGACTGTGGTGATAACGCTGCAATTGCCGCGAACAACTACGACTGGTTTGGCAGCATGAACGTGCTGACCTTCCTGCGCGATATCGGCAAGCACTTCTCTGTTAACCAGATGATTAACAAAGAGGCGGTTAAGCAGCGTCTGAACCGTGACGATCAGGGTATCTCTTTTACCGAGTTCTCCTACAACCTGCTGCAGGGGTATGACTTTGCCTGCCTGAACAAGCTGCACGGCGTTTCCCTGCAGATTGGCGGTTCTGACCAGTGGGGTAACATCACCTCCGGTATCGACCTGACCCGCCGTCTGCACCAGAACCAGGTCTTCGGTCTGACCGTTCCGCTGATCACCAAAGCAGACGGCACCAAATTCGGCAAGACGGAAGGCGGCGCGGTGTGGCTGGATCCGAAGAAAACCAGCCCGTACAAATTCTACCAGTTCTGGATCAACACGGCAGACGCCGATGTTTACCGCTTCCTGAAGTTCTTCACCTTCATGGATATTGCAGACATCAATGCGCTGGAAGAAGAAGACAAGAACAGCGGTAAAGCACCGCGCGCCCAGTACGTGCTGGCGGACGAAGTGACCAAACTGGTTCACGGCGAAGAAGGTCTGGCCGCGGCAAAACGCATTACCGCAAGCCTGTTCAACGGTACCCTGAGCGATCTGAGCGAAGCGGACTTCGAACAGCTGGCGCAGGACGGCGTACCGATGGTTGAGATGGAAAAAGGGGCTGACCTGATGCAGGCGCTGGTGGACTCCGAGCTCCAGCCTTCCCGCGGTCAGGCGCGTAAAACCATCGCGTCTAATGCGATCACCATCAACGGTGAAAAGCAGGCCGATCCGGAATATACCTTCGTTGACGGCGACCGTCTGTATGGCCGCTACACGCTGCTGCGTCGCGGTAAGAAAAACTACTGCCTTGTCTGCTGGAAGTAA
- the pdxY gene encoding pyridoxal kinase PdxY has product MKNILAIQSHVVFGHAGNSAAEFPMRRLGVNVWPLNTVQFSNHTQYGKWTGCVMPPSHLTEVVQGIADIDQLRRCDAVLSGYLGSAEQGEHILGIVRQVKAANPSAKYFCDPVMGHPEKGCIVAPGVAEFHVRHALPASDIIAPNLVELEILCEHSVNSVDEAVSASRELIAQGPEVVLVKHLARAGLSQDRFEMLLVTKVDAWHISRPLVDFGLRQPVGVGDVTSGLLLVKLLQGATVRDALEHVTAAVYEIMIATKEMQEYELQVVAAQDRIAKPEHYFSATQL; this is encoded by the coding sequence ATGAAGAATATCCTCGCCATTCAGTCCCACGTTGTATTTGGACATGCTGGCAACAGCGCAGCGGAATTTCCCATGCGTCGCCTCGGCGTCAACGTCTGGCCCCTCAATACCGTGCAGTTCTCAAACCACACGCAGTACGGCAAATGGACCGGCTGCGTGATGCCGCCTTCGCACCTTACCGAGGTTGTGCAGGGCATTGCGGATATCGACCAGCTCAGGCGCTGTGACGCCGTGCTGAGCGGTTATCTCGGCTCAGCGGAGCAGGGGGAGCATATCCTCGGCATCGTGCGCCAGGTGAAAGCGGCAAACCCGTCGGCAAAATACTTCTGCGACCCCGTCATGGGCCATCCGGAGAAAGGCTGTATCGTGGCGCCCGGCGTCGCAGAGTTTCACGTCCGCCACGCGCTGCCCGCCAGCGATATCATTGCGCCAAACCTGGTTGAGCTTGAAATTCTCTGCGAGCATTCGGTTAACAGCGTAGATGAGGCGGTAAGCGCGTCTCGCGAGCTGATCGCTCAGGGGCCGGAAGTCGTGCTGGTAAAACACCTCGCGCGCGCGGGGCTGAGCCAGGACCGTTTTGAGATGCTGCTGGTGACGAAAGTTGACGCCTGGCATATCAGCCGTCCGCTGGTCGATTTCGGCCTGCGACAGCCGGTTGGCGTGGGGGATGTGACCAGCGGGCTTCTGCTGGTGAAATTGCTGCAGGGCGCAACGGTGAGAGACGCGCTGGAGCATGTCACTGCGGCGGTGTACGAAATCATGATTGCGACGAAAGAGATGCAGGAATATGAGCTGCAGGTGGTCGCGGCGCAGGATCGTATCGCGAAGCCGGAGCACTATTTTAGCGCAACGCAGTTGTAA